One part of the Gossypium raimondii isolate GPD5lz chromosome 1, ASM2569854v1, whole genome shotgun sequence genome encodes these proteins:
- the LOC128033748 gene encoding uncharacterized protein LOC128033748: protein MICKRLKAASNRQKSSTNFKQQDIEYQVSEHVFLKVSPWKKVLRFGSKGKLNSKFIGPYEVVERIGPVAYPLKLPCELDQIHDVFHVSMLRKYRADPSHVVSTNDIEV, encoded by the coding sequence ATGATATGCAAGAGGCTAAAGGCTGCTTCAAACAGACAAAAGTCCTCTACTAACTTTAAACAGCAAGATATTGAGTACCAAGTGAGCGAGCATGTGTTTCTTAAGGTATCGCCATGGAAGAAAGTCCTAAGATTTGGGAGTAAAGGaaagttaaattcaaaattcattgGTCCTTATGAAGTGGTGGAAAGAATTGGTCCTGTAGCATATCCACTCAAGTTACCCTGCGAACTTGATCAAATTCACGATGttttccatgtgtctatgttgaGGAAATATCGTGCAGACCCATCCCATGTAGTGTCAACTAATGACATTGAAGTGTAA